From the Candidatus Krumholzibacteriota bacterium genome, one window contains:
- a CDS encoding V-type ATPase subunit: protein MVFKPINRYSLVNAKVRARLSTLLPGEVIKRLTESAGVEEFYSGLSGTIYEDVFSSPEIAIDPRIAEKLLLEKEIAWNLELISDLKDEVRELVSHFLEKYEIENIKNVLRIRVGTGAEDNYQYIPDIKLPNSIPYVELIEASTMEDALLLLEGTPYFSPAFAALDDYREKKTLFPVETALEIDYYRRLRDKVEKLDRRDRRIARRLIGIEIDQKNIDWLIRLKFYYDIPAADLLDYNIPGGSSLDSSKLIKIFKSQSVEELLSAALDQYFGKASELFAGKVGKGKLYILEIILWNYLVGEARKALGGFPFTVGTVLAYLILKRAEVRNLITILNGKVLGMNRDNIEEHLRVLF from the coding sequence ATGGTTTTTAAACCGATTAACAGATACTCCCTTGTAAATGCCAAGGTAAGAGCCAGGCTCAGCACTCTTCTGCCGGGCGAGGTGATAAAACGCCTCACTGAAAGTGCCGGTGTTGAGGAATTCTACAGTGGGCTGTCCGGCACGATCTACGAGGATGTTTTTTCCAGTCCTGAAATCGCGATTGATCCCAGGATTGCCGAGAAATTATTACTTGAGAAAGAAATAGCTTGGAATCTAGAGCTTATAAGTGATCTAAAGGATGAAGTTAGAGAGCTTGTTTCTCATTTTCTTGAAAAATACGAAATTGAGAATATTAAAAATGTTCTCAGAATCAGGGTCGGAACAGGGGCGGAGGATAATTATCAATATATTCCCGATATCAAACTTCCGAATTCAATTCCGTACGTAGAGTTGATAGAGGCTTCCACTATGGAAGACGCTTTGCTGCTTCTTGAGGGAACTCCCTATTTTTCTCCAGCCTTTGCGGCTTTGGATGATTATAGGGAGAAGAAAACGCTTTTTCCCGTGGAGACTGCTCTGGAGATTGATTATTATCGCAGACTGCGGGATAAGGTCGAAAAACTCGATAGGCGGGACAGGAGAATAGCTCGAAGGCTGATAGGAATCGAGATAGATCAGAAGAATATAGATTGGCTGATTCGCCTTAAATTCTACTACGATATTCCTGCCGCCGATCTGCTTGATTATAATATACCGGGAGGGAGTTCACTCGACAGTTCAAAATTAATCAAAATCTTTAAATCCCAATCTGTCGAGGAGTTGCTCTCCGCGGCTCTTGACCAGTATTTCGGAAAAGCCTCCGAGCTTTTTGCAGGCAAAGTGGGAAAAGGCAAACTCTATATTCTTGAAATAATCCTCTGGAATTACCTGGTAGGTGAGGCGAGGAAAGCTCTTGGAGGATTTCCCTTTACCGTGGGGACGGTTCTGGCTTATTTGATTCTTAAGCGAGCTGAAGTAAGAAATCTTATCACTATATTGAACGGCAAGGTGCTCGGGATGAACAGAGATAATATCGAGGAGCATTTAAGGGTTTTATTTTAA
- the trxA gene encoding thioredoxin: MEPLTKETFQEKVFNFTENKEWKFEGELPCVIDFYADWCQPCKIVTPILEELSEEYEGKINIYKVDTQDQQELAAAFGIRSIPSILFCPKDGQPQMAAGALPKDAFIKAFKDVLNVE; the protein is encoded by the coding sequence ATGGAACCTTTGACAAAGGAGACCTTCCAGGAAAAGGTCTTTAATTTTACTGAGAACAAAGAGTGGAAGTTTGAAGGGGAGCTCCCATGCGTTATCGATTTTTACGCGGACTGGTGCCAGCCATGCAAGATAGTTACTCCGATATTGGAAGAACTGTCGGAGGAATATGAAGGTAAGATAAATATTTATAAGGTAGACACTCAGGATCAGCAGGAACTGGCGGCAGCGTTTGGAATTCGCAGTATTCCCTCTATATTGTTCTGTCCCAAAGATGGTCAGCCTCAAATGGCAGCCGGGGCATTGCCAAAAGATGCTTTTATAAAGGCATTTAAAGATGTTCTAAATGTAGAATAA
- a CDS encoding lasso peptide biosynthesis B2 protein: MRIKNIASILSSSRESILVLHIFSFMLILPFMIKIFKIHKLVSIITPGKTHYPDNSLTLERVIYLCRRIQLILTKIGIKYSCLKRSLLLFRFLRYYGQPVIINFGVKWEDGNLTGHSWLSLNGKPYMEPDGKVEEFSLFFSIPETESQDGTERTDIDYGKLKKTQFD; this comes from the coding sequence ATGAGAATAAAAAATATAGCTTCGATACTATCCTCTTCGAGAGAGTCTATTTTAGTCCTTCATATTTTTTCATTCATGCTTATTCTACCCTTTATGATCAAAATATTTAAAATACACAAGCTTGTATCCATTATAACTCCCGGCAAAACACATTATCCCGACAATTCTTTGACGCTGGAGAGAGTTATTTATCTATGCAGAAGAATTCAGCTTATCCTAACTAAGATCGGTATTAAATATTCATGTTTAAAAAGAAGTCTTCTTCTTTTCCGTTTCCTGCGTTATTACGGTCAGCCCGTTATAATAAATTTCGGCGTCAAATGGGAAGACGGTAATCTGACAGGACACAGCTGGCTTTCCTTAAACGGCAAACCATACATGGAGCCCGACGGTAAAGTAGAAGAGTTTTCATTATTCTTTTCAATACCTGAGACTGAATCACAAGACGGAACAGAACGAACAGATATAGATTACGGAAAACTTAAAAAAACACAGTTTGATTAA
- a CDS encoding nucleotidyltransferase family protein, with protein sequence MKKRLKNLRPEEKVFLIIAGSITESASNVNPIITKIDFLIKGNFNWKYFIRLAEYHYSLAEAYRFFLDIGKIDSLPANVSARLKEEYILAQARYLKKETELVEILKIMERNGIRPVVVKGVALAKLLYSDPGIRVSRDTDILVDPEEIDKATEILEQRGYRIYSGVKSIGEYKKYHFHLIFTRGKQMDSVIELHWSLLDPKRRSTMDIDTLKEKAVSIKVLGHKIKTLCLEHTLWHMSVHLSYLSFLNLRNLVEIKKLTLLLDRNGLNYALSWAGKCETEKELKIAITLSESLFGNFVPEDLAENFRVGCFLKNFALTTYYPRGLLWNWTPFLNIHEIVITFILKSGIKHRSEYLYRLVFPDQNMLHESFYYSFLHKKKSKSGAFIKKLYLLFKVLTFSGLLGFIVQGGIFSEKRLDSQIDMNQD encoded by the coding sequence ATGAAAAAACGACTGAAGAATTTAAGACCAGAAGAAAAGGTATTTCTGATTATTGCCGGTTCTATTACAGAATCCGCGTCAAATGTCAATCCGATCATAACTAAAATTGATTTTTTGATTAAAGGCAATTTCAACTGGAAATATTTTATCAGACTGGCTGAATATCACTACAGTCTCGCTGAAGCCTACCGTTTCTTTTTAGATATCGGAAAGATAGACTCGCTTCCAGCAAATGTCTCTGCGAGACTTAAAGAAGAATATATTCTCGCTCAGGCAAGATACTTAAAAAAGGAGACAGAACTTGTAGAGATACTGAAAATCATGGAAAGGAATGGCATAAGACCTGTTGTAGTTAAAGGTGTCGCGCTGGCAAAGTTGCTTTACAGCGATCCCGGAATAAGGGTTTCCCGGGATACAGATATCCTTGTAGATCCCGAAGAAATCGACAAAGCAACGGAAATTCTTGAGCAAAGAGGGTACAGGATTTATTCGGGTGTAAAATCTATCGGGGAATATAAAAAATATCATTTCCATTTAATCTTTACCAGAGGCAAACAGATGGACAGTGTAATAGAACTTCACTGGTCCCTTCTGGATCCAAAAAGAAGAAGTACTATGGACATAGATACCCTGAAAGAAAAAGCTGTTTCTATAAAAGTTCTCGGTCATAAGATCAAAACCCTCTGTCTTGAACACACATTATGGCATATGAGCGTTCACCTGTCTTATCTGTCATTTCTAAACTTAAGAAACCTTGTTGAAATAAAAAAGTTAACACTCCTGCTCGATAGAAATGGGTTAAATTACGCGTTAAGCTGGGCGGGTAAATGCGAAACAGAAAAAGAACTTAAAATTGCGATCACACTTTCCGAATCGCTCTTCGGTAACTTTGTACCAGAGGATCTCGCAGAGAATTTTAGAGTTGGGTGCTTCTTAAAAAACTTCGCGTTAACTACATATTACCCGAGAGGGCTTCTCTGGAATTGGACCCCTTTTTTAAACATTCATGAAATTGTAATTACCTTTATTCTTAAAAGTGGCATAAAACACCGGTCAGAATATCTGTATCGTCTGGTATTCCCCGACCAGAATATGCTTCACGAAAGTTTTTATTACTCATTTTTACATAAGAAGAAAAGCAAATCGGGCGCATTCATCAAAAAATTATACCTTCTGTTTAAAGTGTTGACATTCTCCGGTCTTCTCGGTTTTATTGTTCAAGGTGGAATTTTCAGCGAAAAAAGATTAGACTCTCAAATTGATATGAACCAAGATTAG